A DNA window from Chelativorans sp. AA-79 contains the following coding sequences:
- a CDS encoding cation diffusion facilitator family transporter produces MPQTSKIRRLSTWTILVGTAILALKFLAWWLTGSVALLSDAMESIVNVVASLVAWYAIRVSYIPADENHPFGHHKAEYFSAVLEGVLIVLAALLILREAAYAFFTLHTIAAPGPGLAVNAVAAVGNGLWAMVLIREGQKARSPALVADGRHLWADVVTSAGVIAGLLLALATGWLWLDPLMAVVVAVNIIWHGWKMLSSSVQGLMDVAVDPRDLTEIERIIGENSDGALEFHDLKTREAGRARFIEFHLVVPSEMTVERSHDICDRIEHALKREIPGTSVVIHVEPEHKAKHG; encoded by the coding sequence ATGCCGCAGACTTCCAAAATCCGCCGGCTGTCCACCTGGACCATCCTGGTCGGCACGGCCATCCTGGCGCTGAAATTCCTTGCCTGGTGGCTGACGGGGTCCGTGGCTCTGCTGTCGGACGCCATGGAGTCCATCGTCAATGTCGTGGCGTCGCTGGTGGCGTGGTATGCGATCCGCGTCTCCTACATCCCGGCGGACGAGAACCATCCTTTCGGACATCACAAGGCGGAATATTTCTCAGCCGTTCTGGAAGGCGTGCTGATCGTTCTTGCCGCGCTCCTCATCCTGCGCGAGGCGGCCTATGCCTTCTTCACGCTGCACACGATCGCGGCGCCGGGCCCGGGCCTTGCCGTCAATGCCGTTGCCGCCGTGGGCAACGGCCTCTGGGCGATGGTGCTGATCCGCGAGGGGCAGAAGGCCCGCTCGCCGGCGCTCGTCGCGGACGGGCGACACCTGTGGGCGGACGTGGTCACCTCCGCCGGCGTCATCGCCGGCCTTCTTCTGGCGCTCGCCACCGGATGGCTGTGGCTCGACCCGCTGATGGCGGTGGTCGTGGCCGTCAACATCATCTGGCACGGCTGGAAGATGCTGAGTTCCTCCGTACAGGGGCTGATGGACGTTGCCGTCGATCCCAGGGATCTCACCGAGATCGAGCGGATCATCGGCGAGAACAGCGACGGCGCGCTGGAGTTCCACGACCTGAAGACGCGGGAAGCGGGCCGCGCCCGCTTCATCGAGTTCCATCTGGTGGTGCCGTCGGAGATGACGGTCGAGCGCTCACACGACATCTGCGACCGCATCGAGCATGCCCTGAAAAGGGAGATACCGGGAACGAGCGTCGTCATCCATGTCGAGCCGGAGCACAAGGCCAAGCATGGATAG
- a CDS encoding YciI family protein — protein sequence MRYMMLMIPSGYETAEPGTLPEAEAVGPMMRYNEELQKAGVLVAADGLHPPSMGARVSFAKGFPEVTDGPFAEVKEVLGGYWIIDVGSLEEAIEWAKRCPGSPNETIEIRKVMEMEDFPEDLQKAVTGFEEMQARKAE from the coding sequence ATGCGTTATATGATGCTGATGATCCCCAGCGGCTACGAGACTGCGGAGCCCGGCACTCTGCCGGAGGCCGAAGCCGTCGGGCCCATGATGCGCTACAACGAGGAACTGCAGAAGGCGGGCGTTCTCGTTGCGGCAGACGGCCTGCACCCGCCCTCCATGGGCGCGCGGGTTTCCTTCGCGAAGGGCTTTCCCGAGGTGACGGACGGCCCGTTCGCGGAGGTGAAAGAAGTGCTGGGCGGCTACTGGATCATCGATGTCGGCTCGCTCGAAGAAGCGATCGAATGGGCCAAGCGCTGCCCCGGCAGCCCGAACGAGACGATCGAGATCCGCAAGGTCATGGAGATGGAGGATTTCCCGGAGGACCTGCAAAAGGCGGTCACAGGTTTCGAGGAAATGCAGGCCAGGAAGGCGGAGTGA